The Maylandia zebra isolate NMK-2024a linkage group LG7, Mzebra_GT3a, whole genome shotgun sequence genome contains a region encoding:
- the brcc3 gene encoding lys-63-specific deubiquitinase — MAVSAVHLESDAFLVCMNHALSTEKEEVMGLCIGEVEVSRIVHIHSVIILRRSDKRKDRVEISPEQLSAASTEAERLADMTSRPMRVVGWYHSHPHITVWPSHVDVRTQAMYQMLDQCFVGLIFSCFIEDKNTKTGRVLYTCFQSVQAQKGSEYERVEIPIHVLPREAIGKVCLESAVELPRILCQEEQDTYRKIHSLAHLDPVTKIHNGSVFTKNLCSQMSAVSGPLLQWLEDRLEQNQQSILELQREKEKLMQELAAL, encoded by the coding sequence ATGGCGGTGAGCGCAGTCCACCTGGAGTCCGACGCCTTTCTGGTGTGCATGAACCACGCGCTGAGCacagagaaggaggaggtgATGGGTCTGTGTATCGGGGAGGTGGAGGTCTCTCGTATTGTCCACATCCACTCCGTCATCATCCTCCGCCGCTCCGACAAGAGGAAAGACCGGGTGGAAATCTCCCCGGAGCAGCTGTCGGCGGCCTCCACGGAGGCGGAGCGGCTGGCAGACATGACCAGCCGGCCGATGCGGGTGGTCGGCTGGTACCACTCCCACCCTCACATCACCGTGTGGCCCTCCCACGTCGACGTGCGCACCCAGGCCATGTACCAGATGCTGGATCAGTGTTTCGTGGGCCTCATCTTCTCCTGCTTCATCGAGGACAAGAACACTAAGACGGGTCGGGTGCTCTACACCTGCTTCCAGTCCGTGCAGGCGCAGAAGGGCTCCGAGTACGAGCGTGTGGAGATCCCCATCCACGTCTTGCCCCGCGAGGCCATCGGAAAGGTGTGCCTGGAGTCGGCCGTGGAGCTGCCGAGGATCTTGTGCCAGGAGGAGCAGGACACCTACCGCAAGATCCACAGCCTGGCGCACCTGGACCCCGTCACCAAGATCCACAACGGCTCTGTGTTCACCAAGAACCTGTGCAGCCAGATGTCGGCGGTGAGCGGGCCGCTGCTGCAGTGGCTGGAGGACCGGCTGGAGCAGAACCAGCAGAGCATCTTGGAGCTGCAGCGGGAGAAGGAGAAGCTAATGCAGGAGCTGGCGGCTCTGTGA